In Chryseobacterium oranimense, a single window of DNA contains:
- a CDS encoding DUF4349 domain-containing protein — protein sequence MKKIFLLLSITLLMLGCKKSELEAVNSSPAVAAYDVEAPPPPKEVYQMAPSKAISEKLLPDENKSSQSPVAPKETDTIPKKIIKNGNMKIQVGDIKKAQTQVGDILKKNGAYIQNEEFQNTDMDDNLELVIRVPHKNFDALVNSFSDGVGSVLSKNISSDDVTEEYTNVSIKLANKKIYLEKYRDMLKNASTTKDMIEIQETIRELEDEIDIAEGKLRFIDDRVKYSTLNLSLYKEKVRSSSTSKIGFGSRFADSVTEGWNSFVSFLLGIISFWPFLLLIPIIIFLWRKWKAGRAKK from the coding sequence ATGAAAAAGATATTTCTTCTTTTATCCATAACTCTTTTAATGTTGGGATGTAAGAAATCTGAACTGGAAGCCGTAAACTCTTCTCCGGCTGTGGCCGCATATGATGTAGAAGCCCCGCCACCTCCAAAAGAAGTGTATCAAATGGCTCCTTCCAAGGCAATTTCTGAAAAGCTGCTTCCTGATGAAAACAAATCCTCTCAATCTCCTGTAGCCCCTAAAGAGACTGACACCATCCCGAAAAAGATCATTAAAAACGGTAATATGAAAATCCAGGTCGGAGATATAAAAAAAGCCCAGACTCAGGTAGGAGATATTCTAAAGAAAAATGGTGCTTACATTCAAAATGAAGAATTTCAGAACACTGATATGGATGATAATCTGGAGCTGGTTATCCGTGTTCCTCATAAGAATTTTGATGCATTGGTCAATTCTTTTTCTGACGGAGTCGGCTCTGTACTGTCCAAAAATATTTCATCTGATGATGTGACGGAAGAATACACCAATGTTTCGATCAAGCTGGCCAATAAAAAAATCTATCTGGAAAAGTATCGGGACATGCTTAAAAATGCTTCTACCACTAAAGATATGATCGAAATCCAGGAGACCATACGCGAGCTTGAAGATGAAATTGACATAGCAGAAGGCAAGCTCCGTTTCATTGATGACCGGGTGAAATACAGCACCCTGAATCTAAGCTTATACAAAGAAAAAGTAAGAAGTTCTTCAACTTCAAAAATTGGTTTCGGAAGCCGCTTTGCAGATTCTGTGACTGAAGGATGGAACAGTTTTGTGAGTTTTCTATTGGGAATTATTTCATTCTGGCCGTTCCTGCTGCTCATTCCTATTATTATCTTTTTATGGAGAAAGTGGAAAGCTGGCAGAGCAAAAAAATAA